The stretch of DNA acagaagggctgctggtgctcagggggagcctcctggggGCCAGGTTGTGCCCAGggcctcctgtcctggcactgggcaccactgcaCACAGCCTGGCTCCGTCCTCCCTGCACCCTCCCCTCAGGGATGTACAGACAGTGATGGGATCCCCtgggcctcctcttctccaggctgagcagtctcTCAACCTGCAGGCAACACATTACTTAACGCAGCCCAGGGTAACACCAGCCTTctcagcagccacagcacatTGCTACCTCGTGTTCAACTTGGTgcccaccgggacccccagctcctttctgcagagctccttcccagctgggcagcccccgccatgtgctggtgcctggggctgtttgggcccaggtgcaggactctgccAGTCCCCTTGCTGAACTTCACGAGGTTTCCAGTAGCAACAAATATCTGTTGCTTCTCTATGCCCAAGGGTGCCTTTGGGCCTCCAGAGGCGTGCCCATGACCCAGGCAGCGTGTGGTGGCAGGGCGCAtggcggggaggaggaagaagggacCTTCTGCTCCCTCTCTGTGAAACCATGGCCCCAGGGGATGAACGGGGACACGCCTTATAGGCAGAGGTGGTGACAGAGCCATAAATTCAAATAGAAACAAGGTTTGGTTTTCCAGACCCTTCTTTGGGTTtaatatttcagcatttcagaCGTCTCATAGGCAGCCATAGCCAGTCAGGGGCGGGCGTACTGGTGTTCACGTGGGGGCCGCTCAGCTGTGGCTGCTAAATCTTGCCCAGCCAGACTGACACTCGCAGCCCACCTCtctcacagaaataaattatatttgttggatatttaattactttaatAATGCATTTGATCaatatttaattacttttctcagtgcagccctgctgcttctTGATAGCTGATTTCTGGCCTAGGCCCACAGCCTGTGCTCTGCAGTCGGGTCTTTCCAGTGGCTTTGCCATCCAGCTCCACACCATCGCCCATCAGCTTCTCAAACCAGAGGTGGTGAAGGTGCACTGAAGGAAGCAGGCCCATCTCACTCCAAATGTGCTTGCAGCTGAGACCTACAGGACTTACAAGGAAGCTTCTGGCTCCCTCAGTGGGTGAGGATGCAGGGAGCTGAGCCCACATGGGTGCAAGGATGTGGGAATCCCAGAACAGACAGTTTTCCTTAGCAAGTTACTAATTACGTGCTGAAAACACTTCGTGTTCGCAGACTCGGGGTACTCATTTGCAAGTTATTTTAATGGATGtgtatttgttttcagcttgcagcgttcaggaagaaaacaacccaaaacCACAGACCGCAACATAACTAAACACTTGAAGCATTCCATAATTTAAaaatggtttggttttggtggcTCCGGCTGCATCATAGGAAACTTGGGATAAGAAACTGTACTCTTATCAGAACTGGCCAAATAGGCACTGATATCAACGCTTCTTCAGGTGGCTGCCAAGAAGTCTTCCCGTGATAAGGAGGCTCTCTCTACTTTTCAGAAAAACCCGAGAGTTTCACACAGGCAGCGCCAGATCTCATTAAAGCCAACAGGAAAGTTTCCCCAGGCCCTTGCTGCAGCACGGGGCATGCTGGCGGTGCCCGAGCAGCCTTTTCACAGTCCTATGAAAATCTTTTGCCAGAACAAGATGTTATGGTGAGATTATCCCTCCTGACATCACTTGTCTTGCAAAAGTgccagtagaagaaaaaaaaaattaaagtgggAATTTTAGGAACTTGTGTTGGCTTAAACATGGCATTATTTTTGGAGAAAACAAATTGTGATAGAAGTTTAAAATTGTGTTAAAACAAGATAAAGATTATAATGTTCCTAGTCAAACAGTGAGGTATCTTGCTATATATACTGGCATACCAACCAAGGAAAGTATGTGTTAAATaaaaacttattaaaaaaaatctaaacattAAACTCTTATAAAAACTAAAGgaagtatataaatattcagTTTTAGATTTTTAAGTTTGGAATTGTAAAATTCCAGACAGTGTGATTGCTGAGactcagttaaaaacaaaacaagcaaacaaaaagaaacaaacaaacaaaaaaaagttatggTATACTCTTgtagtttagatttttttttaaacaaataaacccaCTAGATTTAAAAGGTTTTATTGACTGTAGTTCATAAACTGAATTTCCTGCATGCAATACAATGATTTTAAATACAGTCTTTAAGAAAgcataatatatattttcataaccTTTTCTCCAGATTAATTCTAGTTATTAAATCTTTCATATGACATACTACCTACACATCTCAAAACATGAGTGACAGATTCATGTCTCAAGTTCAATTGATAGTCCTTACCCCATAGAAAGCTACATCGTGGACCTGGACTTTCATCTTTCCTGATGGAGTCTCAGGCTTTCctgcttaaataaataaaattgcctcCAGCTGAGATCCTGTTCCTAACTGAGGTAACCAAGATATTCAACGATATCAAAGCGGTGAGATTTGCCAATTAGTCTTGCAAAAGAAAGCTGACTATAcctacattttttcccttttgtaggAATCACATAATTTCTAGGTTATTTGATTTCTAAAGCATATAACCATTAAAGCAGGGGCATGGCATAGTATTCGGCTTTAGGTTAAATAGAATTTAATGTTGTAGGCAATTAAAACAGACTgagtttttggaaaaaaaatataaaagatccAGTTTTGAACTTAATAAAAAGAATATCAAATATGAAATATGAGCTTGTGAAAAATAACGCAAAACACACCTCAGGTCAGGTATATTAAAATGCGCATCTGACTTTATAAAATCTGAGGTCAGGGCCCTAAGAAGAAAGTGGAATCATCATAGAAAATCATGGTGGTTTTACAcaggtgggcagcagagctccaccacaaccgctctctcactccccctcctgaaagggaaagagggagaaaatacaatgcagaGGGctgaagggttgagataaggacagggagatcactcaacagcTATCATCACGGGGAAAACAGAGTAAGGAGATTAGTAAAATGTATTGCTTccctccatccaccctcttccacctcctacATCCtagtggtgcaggggaacaggagAGTAGGGGTTGCAGCCAGTCTGCCTGAACCGAGCTGgtgtgggctgcccacaggcagcagctcttcaagaactgttcccAGATGGGTCTACACCACgaggtccatcccccaggagcaaactgctccagcacgggtcccccatgggtggggccagctccccccagcccccctgctcctgcgtgggctcctctccatgggctgcagctccggcccggggcctgctcctgcggggactctccatgggccgcagcctcctccaggccacatccacctgctccaccgggggctcctccatgggctgcagcgtggagatctgctccatgtgggacccatgggcagcaggggaacagcctgctccaccagaggcctctccacaggccacaagggagcttctgctgtgtgcctggagcacctcctgccctcctgctgcactgatctggggggctgcagggctgcttcacACTGCTCAttttcccagctgcagtgtgcagcagggttttttattattatttttttttattttctttttcctttcttaaaccAGATCTCACAGAGGCGTAAACAACAGCgcttactggctcagctctggccagcagtgggcccgccccttacctaacatgggacagcttctggattcttctcacggAAGCCACCCCTTCAGCCCCCCCCCAACTACCAAAACCTCGcaacataaacccactacaaaaaCAAGACTGGAGGGGACGGGAAGAAGCCATCTTGTCCACATTCATGACTGAAAGCGGGATCAGCTGCACCAGCAGTATCTCTGATGGGTGCTCAGCCAACCAGTGCCACGTGGTGGACACCAagcagcctccccaggcagTCTACATCCATACCTAACTACTGCCAGCATGGGAAGGTTTGTTCCATCTCCCTTAATGCCCTGCCTGTAATTCCATCCAGCTCCCCTGGTCCTATCCACAATGGGAAGAACTTATACCTTTTCTCTTAAcagtcatttttttaatatactgttACCATAGCTATCCTCAGTCTCCTTTTTGCCAACTTAAGCAACCCCAAGAGCTTCAACAAGCCCCTGGGAGCTGTTTCCAGGTCCCTTCTGTTTGCTCGGCAGCTGGTCCACAGCTTTCTGCAATTTTGTCCTACTTGTCAGATACAACTTTTTTCCTAAAGTTTTATCAGCACTCCACAGAAGACCAGAAAAAGATCAATGGCATCCCAAGCAAACGTCCCATTTGTGCAACCCAGTGTGACGTTTacctggttttttgtttgtttgttttgtttttaagcatttcaTTGTTGTTACTTGAGATCAGTTTGCAATATATTCTTCCAAACCTTTTCTGACTACTGCTTCCCATCTAGTCATTCACTGCCTGTGTTGGCACGCTTGGAGCACTCCTAGGCAGTCAATATGCAAACACTCCATTCTGCCATCTCGTGTAGGCTAATTTTCTCTCTGCGTGACTGCCAGTTTATCTTTGTGCTCCAAAATCAAAGGCAGAGCCATTTTCCAAGAAAGGTAAATTagaaataccattttaaaatattttgcatcaaTTAATCCTACTCAATATACTCACATTTACGGAACGGTGCTTTAAAATAATACCCAAACACATCAGACTCTAACATTGCGAAGGTTCCCAGAAGAATATTTAAATCTAGATTACTGGGAATGTAatgtggttttgggggaaaggggaagTGTGGAAGGGGACAGGTGGTACACAGGAAAGAGCAgagtgaagaaaatgaagaggggaAAATGTCAGTTTTTAAATAAGATATAGTCTCATTTCCATTATCATTCATCTTTGCCAAAGCAGAAATCTTCcagctctttctcttttctcttgtaCTTTCATAGATACCACGGTACTGTTGTGAATTTGGTCATCCAGTAAACATACACTGCTTTAAGAGGAACATAGCAAACCCTGCCCAGAGCGTTGTGGATTTGTGCCGTCTTAAATAGTGAGACAGGTTGATTTGCCAAACACTTTATCTTGCTGGGCAATAACTTTTGCACTTGCAAGACATTCCTAACATGCATTACTCACAACCCCCCCTTCCATTCTTCAATACCAGTAACAGTACAGTAGGCATGTAAAGATGCTGCTCTCCCTCAAAGGAGAGTGGGTGCTGGGTCtcacaacagaaaatataaGATCACTATACACTGAGCAGGGTAGAAAAATCAGGAATACTACAGCATGAGAGAGGTTAACTGCTTGTCAGTTCCTGAATAAGCAGCGTGACTGAGGTTTGGAGATGTCTGCATCTGTAAGctcttttaaatgtaaataccCAAACAGATATAGAGCAAGTACAAGGTAAGAATCAGAGGCAAAGCATTTAACATCCCACATTTAtgtttgtatatgtatatatatatttacagttacagcattttttcttcagataattttacatttctgtgctgtgtaAGGCACACCTAGTTCAATTGATACCGTGAAGTACACAGAGGCTTCTTTTGCACAGAACAATCAGACAAACATGTACAAGACATGAAAACAATGTTtgataaaaatatcaaatactAAATCAGgtcttaaaaaacattttaaaaaagtttgAAGTGTGTGCAAAATTAggcaaagaaagctttttttcatATTCCAAAGGGTATAGTATGAGAGGTTGTAGGTGCTGGCTAaactatttctattttaagaGCAGCttaatacttaaaaaaacaaacaacaagaaaccCTCAAGGCATCTCATGATTTCAGTATCTGTGCGCTCAGTGAAGGGCTGAGTGGTCTGATGACTGTGTGTGTTCATTGTGCATTAACTTAAAAAGCGAGAGGTCCATAGTTCCAAAGCTCTGATGGTTTCTCTTTGAGCACAACTGGTTTGAGAAGTGGTAAAACTGAGAATACGATCAAGATGTCCATCTAGGTTTGCTGCATTTATTCAAAACACCAGAAAGCTTGGAGGAATCTGCATGAAAGGGTTGTGCATGTCACCAAACTCCGCCATGAAAGCAAATCTTAATTTCTCCATTTCCAAACAACCAAATCTTCAGTGAAATTTAAAAGCATTGGTTTTCACATTACATACGCAGGATTTCAATGACTTTCTGTTAGGGAAATACCGTTTTTCTTAGGAGCAAACCAGACTACTTTCACTGTTCCACAACCCTTTAGTTTCCAAGGGGAAGTTTTACCATCAGCTACAGGGCGGTAATACcatcctcctccctcccactcAGCAACCCAGAGTGGTTGAAAGCTGCCTGGAGGATGAACCCTTTCCTCCACGGGTGCAGCTTCCCTGATCCAGGTCACCGTGGTACAAATGCAGGTTCAGGAACAAGCAGCACGGTGTGGATGGGAAGCAGCGTCGCATAGTTTAATTCAGGATGCTACCAAGCATCTGACAACGGCCTCAGATTATCAGATGTATGGCTGGGGTTTAAGCTTTTCAAAGCAGccaaaaaacagcttttgacTGACTACGTGAGATGCAGATGCACAGAGGATCAAGTAAGCCATGCTTGAAAGGCTGAAGGGGTCAGGTCAGGAAGCTCACAAAGCAAGAAACTAGTTGCCAGATATACAGACACAACCTACTTCATTACTGCAATTTTACCTCAACCCATGGTTTAGAAATTAGATTTTTGCagttacctaaaaaaaaaaaaaaaaaaaaaaaaaaaaaaaaaagtagcttatTCTGCCTAATGAATGCTATATCCTGCTTCTAAAAGCTTTAGTGCATTGCTAGGAGAGTATcatacagaatttctaggttggaagagacctcaagatcatcgagatcacgggacttgttctccagacccctcaccagcttcgtcgcccttctctggacccgctcaagcacctcgatgtccttcttgtagcgaggggcccaaaacttaacacagtacttgaggtgcggcctcaccagagccgagtacagggggacgatcacctccctagccctgctggtcacactgtttctgatacaagccaggatgccgttggccttcttggccacctgagcacactgctggctcatattcagccgactatccaccatcactcccaggtccttctctgcctggcagctctccaaccactcatctcccagcctgtggctctgcttggggttattgcgccccaggtgcaggacccggcacttggccttgttgaacttcatgcagttgacctcagcccatcggtgcagcctatccagatcctcctgcagagccttcctaccctcgagcagatcgacacacgcacctagcttggtgtcatctgcaaacttactgagggtgcactcaatgccctcgtccagatcatcaataaagatattaaagaggaccggccccagcaccgagccctgggggacgccactagtgactggcctccaactggacttgactccatttaccgggcctctttgggcccggctatccagccagtttccaacccaacgaagcgtgcgccagtccaagcctagggcagccagtttctggaggagaatgctgtgggagatggtgtcaaaagccttgctgaagtcaaggtagaccacatccacagcctttccctcatccacccagcgcgtcactttgtcatagaaggagataaggttcgtcaagcaggacctgcctttcataaagccatgctgactgggcctgatcgcctgcttgccctgcaagtgctgcgtgatgactctcaagagaatctgctccatgagcttccctggcactgaggtcaaactgacaggcctgtagttctccgggtcagccctccggcccttcttgtagatgggcgtcacgtttgctagccgccagtcaactgggacctcccccgatagccaggactgctgataaatgatggataggggcttggccagctcctctgccagttctctcagtacccttgggtggatcccatccggccccattgacttgtgcacatccaagtgccgtagcaggttgccaaccaGTTCTTTgcggatagtgagggccacctcccgctccctgtccccttccaccagctcagggtactgggtatccagagaacaaccggtattgccgctaaagactgaggtgaagaaggcattgagcacctccgccttttcctcatctcttgtaactaagtttccccccgcatccagtaaaggatggagattctccttagtcctcctttttgtgttgatgtatttataaagacgttttttgttatctttaacggcagtagccagattgagctccagatgagctttggccttcctaattttgtccctgcaatatgctgtgattctgtgattactgGACCAAAGAAGGTGATTTATCCGAACACCAGGCCTTACATCCCAACACCACCAAACACCAAGCACCCCAAGGCAATGGGCACCCAAACATCCCTCCGACACAGCGGGCCGACCAGCCCAACACCGTGTgaggagttggacttggtggTCCTGAAGGGTCCCTTCCACCTCGGGGTATTCAGTGATCCTATAATGCACACCGCCCAACTCCACAAAGGGCATAACCCCGCCCTCCATTGTGAGGTCACGCCGCGCACCCTATAAATTCCAGGCGCACGGCCCCATTGCCAGTAGCAGACGCTGTCTCTGCACTGGTGCGACTGGTGCGACTGGCAGTAGACGCTACAGGGTCAGGGGCTGCTGGCCCTCGCAGACCCAGTGAAGGTGACCGACCGTCAGTGGCCAAGGGCCACAGCAGTCAGAGTTCAGCCAATTCTTCCTGTCCCCGTGGCCATGGTGCGGGACATTGCAGGAAGGGGACCGATGGGGCCCAGCCGCCCCACGCCCCGATGGAGCCCAGCGCAGCTCAATGGCAGCTCTGCGCAGCAGGAGGAGcgcaggctggagctgcaggcactgcGTGCCAAACTGGAGGCCGAGCGCCTCCACAACCAGGAGCTGCGGCGCCACTTCGCCGCAGAGATTTCCAAAATGAAGGAGGCGGAGGAGAGGGAGCggcagctgctggtgcagcagctgcagtgcgAGTGGGACAGGCAGCAGGCCCTCGACGCgcagcggctgcaggagcagcagcggcagcagcgcgCCACCGAGACCCGGCAGATGCTGCGCTGGAAGGCGGCCGAGCTGCAGGCGGCGCAGGAGCCGCTGCAGAAGGAGCGCGACGCTACCACGCACCAAGCGCGGGAGCTGCAGCGGCAGCTGGCCGACGAGCTGCGGAGGCCCTGCACGAGCAGCAGCGCAGCCCGCGCCAAGCTCCAGGCTGTCCTCAAGGAACTGCGCTGGGAGACGCATGGGGACCAGCCTGCCCGCATCCGCCAGCTGCAGCacgagctggagctggagaagaAGCTTTTCATCAAGTACATTGTGGCGGGCTTCGAGGACGAGCAAGAGGACAGCCAGGGAACAAAGGGCCAAGAAGACCAAGAAGGGCCCTTGCGCAAGGCAGAGCCAAAGACGCCAACACGGGCTCAGCCTGCCCAGGACGCACCTCAGCAGGGAGCCAAGGAAAGCTGTGGCTCCGAGAAGGGCAGCAGCCGCCGCCCTGTGAAGGACGCTCACGTCCAGGTGAGGAGAcaggctgaggaagctgggggtgagaaggctccggggagacctcgGGGCGGCCTGAGGTCCCTAGAGGGGGCTACGCgaaagctggggagagactctgtcagggagtgcagtggGGGGCTCAGAGGAACGGCCTGAGGCAGAGGAGGGCACGTTTGGGTCAGGTATCAGGAAGAAATCCTTCCCCGGGAGGGCGGCGAGGCCCTGGCGCAGGCTGggggggccccaaacctggcAGGGGCTGGAATGAGGTGGGCTTTGAGCTCGGGCTTtgagctcccttccaacccgacCCTTTCTCTCATTTGGTGATTGCAGGTTCCAGAACCTTCCGACCAACACAAGGTGCTGCCAGGCACGCTCAGGTGGATGCTGGAGCAGCACGCCCGCCTCCAGCGAGCCATGAGCGGCCTGGAGAAGCAACGCCAGGCCCTGGAGGCAAAGCAATGCCTCCTGAGAGAGGCGAGCACCAAGGAAGAGTGCCAGGAGCTCCAGATGCTCCAGGAAGCCAAGGAAAAACTGGTGGTGCTTACcgagcagctggaggagaaatGCAGATCCCTGCTGAAGGCCATCCACCAGGCCAGCAAGACTCCAGGGCCTCCACCCAGCCAAAGCTCCGCTGAGGCACTGCCACCTTGTGAGAGTGCCCCCAGCCCAAGCGAGGAGGTGCTGGTTGCCCAGCTCACGCAGCTGAGCAAGGAGAAAAACCGActggaggaagaaaattctcaCCTCCGAAGGCAGCTGGACGCAGCGATGGAAGTCCAAGCTGAAAATGCTGACCTGAAGAAGCAGGTAGAGCAAATGGCAGAGGAGCAAAACTCTGCCCTGCAACAGGTCAGCGAGCTTCAGGCCCAGCTGCAAGAGGCAGAGTGCCAGCTGAAAGCGCTCAAGGAAATTGCAGATAGAGGGCCACAGCTGGAGAGAGAACACCTGGAGACACAGCTGGCGCTCCAGAAGAAAGAACAGGAGCTCGAGAGCTTGCAGAGAGCTCAGGCAGAAGGCAAGAGGCAGCACGAGGAAGCCTCGCAAATGTTACGAGCCCAGGTCGCCGACCTGGAAGATCGGTGCCACCATCAAACCAAACAACTCAAGCTGCTCGCTGAGGAGCTGCAGCGGCTGCAAAGCGAGCAATCCAGCCCTGCCACTACCCGTCTGCCACAGCTCTCACCTACCCACCCAGCCACCTCCGAATCCCAACCGGCAGAGGACAGCCCAGGGCCCAgcctgcctgcagaggagggcGCTGCAGATGAAAGTCAAGAAGCGGAAACTTGGCAGCAGCCCTTCGACCTGCAGGCTTCACTGGGACAAGGACCAGCAAGGATTCGGAAATTCCTAGCTCTGAACAGCTATGACCCTGCTGATAGTCCCAACAAGCATCCGGAGCGAGAGCTTCCCCTCACGGCGGGGCAGTTTGTTTATGTCATTGGGGAGATGGATGAGGATGGCTGGTATATAGGAGAGCGGACAGACGGCAGTAGAGGCTTCGTCCCCTCCAATTTGGTGGAAGAAGTGTTTGACGACCTGAGCTTGACAGCAGTGCCGCCAGATCTGGGGGATGTCCTTCTGGACACCGATGAGGG from Anas platyrhynchos isolate ZD024472 breed Pekin duck chromosome 2, IASCAAS_PekinDuck_T2T, whole genome shotgun sequence encodes:
- the LOC119715700 gene encoding uncharacterized protein, translating into MGPSRPTPRWSPAQLNGSSAQQEERRLELQALRAKLEAERLHNQELRRHFAAEISKMKEAEERERQLLVQQLQCEWDRQQALDAQRLQEQQRQQRATETRQMLRWKAAELQAAQEPLQKERDATTHQARELQRQLADELRRPCTSSSAARAKLQAVLKELRWETHGDQPARIRQLQHELELEKKLFIKYIVAGFEDEQEDSQGTKGQEDQEGPLRKAEPKTPTRAQPAQDAPQQGAKESCGSEKGSSRRPVKDAHVQVPEPSDQHKVLPGTLRWMLEQHARLQRAMSGLEKQRQALEAKQCLLREASTKEECQELQMLQEAKEKLVVLTEQLEEKCRSLLKAIHQASKTPGPPPSQSSAEALPPCESAPSPSEEVLVAQLTQLSKEKNRLEEENSHLRRQLDAAMEVQAENADLKKQVEQMAEEQNSALQQVSELQAQLQEAECQLKALKEIADRGPQLEREHLETQLALQKKEQELESLQRAQAEGKRQHEEASQMLRAQVADLEDRCHHQTKQLKLLAEELQRLQSEQSSPATTRLPQLSPTHPATSESQPAEDSPGPSLPAEEGAADESQEAETWQQPFDLQASLGQGPARIRKFLALNSYDPADSPNKHPERELPLTAGQFVYVIGEMDEDGWYIGERTDGSRGFVPSNLVEEVFDDLSLTAVPPDLGDVLLDTDEGESSTDSSSSSSSSSSSSREARDDLDKEICPDMMAAWCRGSARKRGQALELAPAERFHGTNLPVVKKRLDNDLRRMVWLMDAPVWSQELDLIIVVGPFRIGISQNF